The nucleotide window CGCAGCTACTGCCAGCTCGAGCAATGGCGCGCCATCACGACCCGATACGACAGACACGCTGTGACCTATCGCGCCGCCATCATCCTGCACTCCGTCATCACCTGGACGAAGGCTTTGCCAGACACGCTCTAGGTGTGATGTCCAGGGAGGTTGTTGAGCCTGGTGGCAGGCACGGCACCGATCGCGGAGTGGACGCGATGATGATTGTAGAAGTGCAGCCATCCAGGCAACGCGGCCCTGCGCTCCGTCTCTGAGCTGTAGAACCGGGCGTAGGCCCACCCGTCAGCGAGCGTGCGATGGAACCGCTCAATCTTCCCGTTCGTCTGCGGCCGGTAGGGCCGAGTCCGCTTGGGCTTGATCCCGAGCTCGGCACAGGCATCACGCCAGGCATGCGAGCGGTAGGCCGAGCCGTTGTCCGAGAGCACCCGCTCCACCTCCACGCCCAGGCGCGCGAAGTGGGCGACCGCGCGGCGCAACACCGCGATGGCCGTCTGGCTGCGTTCATCGGAGTGCATCTCGACATAGGCGAAGCGGGAGTGATCATCGATCACGGTGTGCAGAAAGCCCACCCCGAGCCGGGGCTGGTATCGGGCATCACGGGTTCCTTCGCGGTCCGAGGTCGCCGCGCGGTGCTTCAGGCCCTGCTGGCGCCCGACGAATCGGTGTCCGCCCCCGTCGGGGATGCGCCCGAACTTGGTGACGTCGACGTGGATCAGCGACCCGGGGTGGGGGTGCTCGTAGCGGCGGATCGGCTCGCCGGTGACCCGGTCCAGACGGGCGAGGCGGTTGATCCGGCAGCGCACGAGCACGGCATGGACGGTGGAGGCCGGCATCCTGAGTTCTCCGGCGATCTGTGCCGGCCCCAGGCGTCGGCGCCATCGGGCGGCCACGATCTGTTTCACCACCGCCGGCGGTGTTCTGGTCGGCATCGTGGACGGCCGGCTGGACCGGTCTGCCATCCCTGCAGGTCCCTCGGCCCGGAAGCGTGTGGCCCATTTGCGTGCGGTGGGTGGGGAGACCATGAACATCTTGGCCGCGGTGGCGACCGGCCAGTGCTCCTCGACGATGAGCTTGGCCAGGCGTAGGCGGGCGCGAGGGGTCAGGGCGGCGTTAGCGTGGGACATGAAGGCCTTCTGTTCGCGTGAGCGGTTTCTCGACAACTCCACTCTCGCAACAGGAGGCCTTCGCCTGTCAGCTGTTCACGCAACAACGTCCCTGGACATCACATCTAGGTGTACTGACCGGGGACGGTGGTCATTCCTGAGAAGGGCGGCTGGTCCCCGCAGGCTGTGTGGGGTCGGTGATGGTTGTCGTAGGACCGCCAACCGCCTGGGTATGGACCTCATCCATCCTCGGCCACCTGCACCAAGTTCTGGATGGTCGGGTTGACGCTCAACCGGGACAGCTCAGCGCTGAGTCGGGCGATCACGCGCCCGCCCCGACCGAAGCCACGAAACCCCCGGGTGAACGTGATGCGCGTGCCCATCCCGGCCGGCTGCATAAGCAGGTGCAGGTAGTAGCCGCGTGGGTCGTGGTGCTTCCCGCCGCTCCAGTGCTCCTGCCAGGCGATCGCCAACCGGTCGCCGGTGCGCTCGTCGACGACCTTGCGCAGTTCGATCGTGGCCGCCTTCTGCTCGCGCAGGATGCGGTGCTGCTCGTCGAGGTGCACATCCGGGCCGCCGTAGAACCACTGGACCACCAGTTCCGGACTGCGGGCCACCGTTGCAAGGCGCTTGATATCCACCGGCACGAAGCGCGTCACCGCGACCGTGGACTCAACCAGTCCGTCGAGCAGCCCGGGGATTGGGGCCACGTGCCGGATGCCGTGGGCAATGGCAGACGTGTCGGCGTCCAGGTCTGTCCGTAAGGCCTCGACGTCGACCCCGCAGCCACGCAGTGCCTCGGCGGCACCCGTGGTGGGGTGATCGATGAGGGTGCGCAGCGCCTCCATCTCGCCGCCTGCCTCCTGCAAGGACGTGACCAGCTGCTCGGTGAGCGGGCTCATCTCAAGCTTAGGAGTGGTGCTCCACAGTTGGGCGATCGAGCGCCGCCGCGGCTGCCCGAGGGTGCTCGCATCGATTCCCAGGCTGGCCAGATCGTTGACGTCGCGAGTGTGGGTGGCCTCGCGCAGCGCCGCGACGGTCACGCCATGGCGGGCCAACAGCTCGGCGGCAGGACCCCCCGAGACTGCCAGGGCCGTGAGTAGGTGGTCAGGGGTGACCTCCTGGGCGCCGGCCAGCAGCGCCTCGCGCCAGGCGGTCACGATGATGCCCATGTTGCGGCCGGTGCCCATGAAGAGTCTCTGGATGCGATTCATGGCTTCTCCTGACGGGTGGGGTGGAGCAGGGTCGGGTCGATCCGCTTGGCGAACTTCTTGTGGACGGCCTGCCGGGTGACGCCCAGGGCGTCGGCGATCTCCGGCCAGCCCATGCCCTGGGCCAGCGCGGCCTCCACCTGCTGCAGTTCCAGCTCATCGGCGAGCCGCCGCAGGGCCGAGACGGCGCGCAGGCCACGGCGGGGATCGTTGGTGTCGGCTGCCGAGTTGGCGAGATCTTGTCCATCCATGCGTCAACCTTGGTTGCTATCCCCCCGCTTGTCAACTATGGTTGCTCTACGGGTTTGAGCGGGCGCGGCCGTCGCCGGGGTGCGGGCATCTGCCGATGGAACTGCGACTACTAGCCTCCTGTCATAGTCGCTGACCACTTGATCAACGTCTCCGGTAAGTGCGCCTAGGAGTGTGTGGCCGTCCTCGTGTGAGACTGTCAACAAATTGACCGGTTACCTACAGGTCAGCTTGAGCGTGAGGAGACGGCGTGTCCCTGGAGAGCACCCACGGCACCTACATGACCCAGCGGCAGCTGGAGTCCACCCTGTGGGCT belongs to Micrococcus sp. 2A and includes:
- a CDS encoding IS481 family transposase → MSHANAALTPRARLRLAKLIVEEHWPVATAAKMFMVSPPTARKWATRFRAEGPAGMADRSSRPSTMPTRTPPAVVKQIVAARWRRRLGPAQIAGELRMPASTVHAVLVRCRINRLARLDRVTGEPIRRYEHPHPGSLIHVDVTKFGRIPDGGGHRFVGRQQGLKHRAATSDREGTRDARYQPRLGVGFLHTVIDDHSRFAYVEMHSDERSQTAIAVLRRAVAHFARLGVEVERVLSDNGSAYRSHAWRDACAELGIKPKRTRPYRPQTNGKIERFHRTLADGWAYARFYSSETERRAALPGWLHFYNHHRVHSAIGAVPATRLNNLPGHHT
- a CDS encoding Clp protease N-terminal domain-containing protein, with translation MNRIQRLFMGTGRNMGIIVTAWREALLAGAQEVTPDHLLTALAVSGGPAAELLARHGVTVAALREATHTRDVNDLASLGIDASTLGQPRRRSIAQLWSTTPKLEMSPLTEQLVTSLQEAGGEMEALRTLIDHPTTGAAEALRGCGVDVEALRTDLDADTSAIAHGIRHVAPIPGLLDGLVESTVAVTRFVPVDIKRLATVARSPELVVQWFYGGPDVHLDEQHRILREQKAATIELRKVVDERTGDRLAIAWQEHWSGGKHHDPRGYYLHLLMQPAGMGTRITFTRGFRGFGRGGRVIARLSAELSRLSVNPTIQNLVQVAEDG